One segment of Triticum aestivum cultivar Chinese Spring chromosome 2A, IWGSC CS RefSeq v2.1, whole genome shotgun sequence DNA contains the following:
- the LOC123189534 gene encoding probable aldo-keto reductase 3 — protein MAAAPVVVPRMKLGSQGLEVSAQGLGCMGMSAAYGERKPDQDMIALLRHAVAAGVTFLDTSDIYGPHTNELLLGKALQGGVREQVQLATKFGITATWEVHGDPAYVRAACEGSLARLGVDCIDLYYQHRIDKNVPVEITMGEIKKLVQEGKVKYVGLSEASASTIRRAHAVHPITAVQLEWSLWSRDVEEDIIPTCRELGIGIVAYSPLGRGFLSSGPKLVDTLPEDDFRKNLPRFQPENMKKNAEIFERVSEMAARKGCTSSQLALAWVHHQGSDVCPIPGTTKVENFNQNLRALSVELTAEEMAELESYAAMDAVQGDRYHNTFLNTWKDSETPSLSSWKAT, from the exons ATGGCTGCTGCTCCGGTGGTTGTGCCGCGCATGAAGCTGGGCTCGCAGGGGCTGGAGGTCTCGGCGCAGGGCCTCGGCTGCATGGGCATGTCCGCGGCCTACGGCGAGCGCAAGCCCGACCAGGACATGATCGCGCTCCTCCgccacgccgtcgccgccggcgtCACCTTCCTCGACACCTCCGACATCTACGGCCCCCACACCAACGAGCTCTTACTCGGCAAG GCGCTGCAGGGAGGGGTGAGGGAGCAGGTCCAATTGGCCACGAAATTTGGCATCACGGCCACCTGGGAGGTCCACGGCGACCCGGCCTACGTGCGGGCGGCGTGCGAGGGCAGCCTCGCCCGGCTCGGCGTCGACTGCATCGACCTCTACTACCAGCACCGCATCGACAAGAATGTCCCCGTGGAGATCACG ATGGGTGAGATCAAGAAGTTAGTCCAAGAAGGAAAAGTGAAATACGTCGGGTTGTCGGAGGCCTCGGCGTCGACAATAAGAAGGGCACACGCAGTTCATCCCATCACCGCCGTTCAGCTGGAGTGGTCTTTGTGGTCAAGAGATGTCGAAGAAGATATAATCCCAACTTGCAG AGAACTTGGCATTGGAATTGTAGCTTACAGTCCACTAGGCAGAGGTTTTCTATCCAGTGGACCTAAACTAGTGGACACATTACCAGAAGACGATTTCCGCAAG AATCTCCCAAGATTTCAACCCGAGAACATGAAGAAGAATGCAGAGATATTCGAGCGCGTGAGCGAGATGGCTGCGAGGAAGGGTTGCACGTCGTCTCAGCTCGCGCTGGCTTGGGTTCACCACCAGGGAAGCGAtgtgtgccccatacccggcacGACGAAAGTTGAGAATTTCAACCAGAACCTGAGAGCATTGTCTGTTGAGCTCACGGCTGAGGAGATGGCTGAGCTCGAGTCCTACGCTGCCATGGATGCGGTCCAAGGTGATCGGTACCACAACACGTTCCTCAACACCTGGAAGGACTCCGAGACCCCTTCCCTGTCATCCTGGAAAGCCACTTAG